A genomic window from Halogeometricum borinquense DSM 11551 includes:
- a CDS encoding GNAT family N-acetyltransferase, which produces MYVRDAKNREEVWLLDRIEESGLEDPAFRSRDYVIALDEGTNTKAGFGRIRVHKDEGEEWCELAFVFTLPAWRDQGVGAHVVERLLTKASDEEFDRVYTFTVEPDYFLTFGFQPVDSDDLPEILQERLETVREERGEDAIAMRIQPGRFRMPDELREQFKRATPADAPDEVQIEETAEDFGIDPEETTYKYDTGR; this is translated from the coding sequence ATGTACGTACGGGACGCCAAGAACCGCGAAGAGGTTTGGTTACTCGACCGCATTGAGGAGTCGGGACTCGAAGACCCGGCGTTCCGTTCCCGAGACTACGTCATCGCACTCGATGAAGGGACGAACACGAAAGCCGGATTCGGTCGGATTCGCGTTCACAAAGACGAGGGCGAGGAATGGTGTGAACTGGCGTTCGTCTTCACGCTCCCGGCGTGGCGGGACCAAGGAGTCGGTGCGCACGTGGTCGAACGGTTGCTGACGAAGGCGAGCGACGAGGAGTTCGACCGCGTCTACACGTTCACAGTCGAACCCGACTACTTCCTCACGTTCGGGTTCCAGCCGGTGGACAGCGACGACCTCCCCGAGATTCTCCAGGAACGACTCGAAACCGTCCGCGAGGAACGCGGCGAGGACGCCATCGCCATGCGCATTCAGCCCGGGCGATTCCGGATGCCTGATGAACTCCGCGAGCAGTTCAAGCGAGCTACGCCCGCAGACGCGCCTGACGAAGTGCAGATAGAGGAGACGGCCGAGGACTTCGGTATCGACCCTGAGGAGACGACGTACAAGTACGATACCGGGCGGTAG
- a CDS encoding DUF7520 family protein, producing MPSETDTAVEMPTGQEGLGRSILIAVGASVVATSGIIGFFIGNNGSEVVSEIPLFGGLIVLPTTPVSMTLYGIVLSTIVLVCLFGLVELASRMEDAPQ from the coding sequence GTGCCATCGGAAACCGACACCGCCGTCGAGATGCCGACGGGGCAAGAAGGACTTGGGCGGTCGATTCTCATCGCCGTCGGCGCCAGCGTCGTCGCCACCTCAGGGATCATCGGCTTTTTCATCGGAAACAACGGCTCCGAGGTCGTTTCGGAAATCCCTCTCTTCGGCGGACTCATCGTCCTGCCGACCACGCCAGTATCGATGACACTCTACGGCATCGTCCTCTCGACTATCGTCCTCGTCTGCCTGTTCGGTCTCGTCGAACTCGCCTCGCGGATGGAAGACGCCCCGCAGTGA
- the cdd gene encoding cytidine deaminase, with protein MPESLVTRAREMLEQAHVPYSEYRVGAALRTADGEVFVGCNIENANYSNSLHAEEVAVAEAIKNGHREFDRLAVTSGARDGVTPCGMCRQTLAEFCDEDLVVVCDEGGEETTEYTLGELLPNTISLDTLEAAEAERE; from the coding sequence ATGCCCGAATCACTCGTCACTCGCGCCCGCGAGATGCTCGAACAGGCGCACGTCCCCTACTCGGAGTACCGTGTCGGTGCCGCCCTCCGAACCGCCGATGGTGAGGTATTTGTTGGGTGTAACATCGAGAACGCGAACTACTCGAACAGCCTGCACGCAGAAGAAGTCGCCGTCGCGGAGGCGATCAAGAACGGTCACCGCGAGTTCGACCGCCTCGCTGTCACGTCAGGTGCCCGCGACGGTGTTACACCCTGCGGGATGTGCCGACAGACGCTCGCGGAGTTCTGCGACGAGGACCTTGTTGTCGTCTGCGACGAGGGCGGCGAAGAGACGACCGAGTACACGCTCGGAGAACTCCTGCCGAACACCATCTCGCTGGATACGCTGGAGGCGGCGGAAGCAGAGCGGGAGTGA
- a CDS encoding nucleoside phosphorylase, translating to MDDSEDPNDEVQYHIELASEDVADAVLLPGNPERVDKVTALWDDAEEKAYHREYRTATGTYEGTPISVTSTGIGSPSAAIAIEELARVEAQTLIRVGSCGAIQPEMDVGDLVITSGAVRQEGTSKEYVREDYPAVADHEVVSALVAAAERLGYDYHVGLTMSADSFYAGQGRPGFDGFRAAGSDSLVEELQDANVKNIEMEASALLTIANVYGLRAGAVCSVYANRVTGEFRTEGESRAAETASLAVHLLAKMDEKKREAGVDRWHAGLSLD from the coding sequence ATGGACGACAGCGAGGACCCGAACGACGAGGTCCAGTATCACATCGAACTCGCCTCCGAAGACGTTGCAGACGCCGTCCTCCTGCCGGGGAATCCCGAACGAGTCGATAAGGTCACCGCACTTTGGGATGACGCCGAAGAGAAGGCGTACCACCGTGAGTACCGCACGGCGACGGGCACCTACGAAGGAACGCCCATTTCTGTCACCTCGACCGGTATCGGCAGTCCGTCGGCCGCTATTGCTATCGAAGAACTCGCCCGCGTCGAAGCGCAGACGCTCATCCGCGTCGGATCCTGCGGTGCGATTCAACCCGAAATGGATGTTGGCGACTTGGTTATCACCTCCGGCGCGGTCAGACAGGAGGGCACCTCTAAGGAGTACGTCCGTGAGGACTACCCCGCCGTTGCGGACCACGAGGTCGTCTCCGCCCTCGTCGCCGCCGCCGAACGACTCGGCTACGACTACCACGTCGGCTTGACGATGAGCGCGGACTCGTTCTACGCCGGACAGGGCCGTCCCGGATTCGACGGCTTCCGCGCCGCTGGGTCGGACTCGCTGGTCGAAGAACTGCAGGACGCGAACGTGAAGAACATCGAGATGGAGGCCTCGGCACTCCTCACCATCGCCAACGTCTACGGGCTTCGGGCCGGTGCGGTGTGCTCAGTCTACGCGAACCGCGTTACGGGTGAGTTCCGAACCGAGGGCGAGTCCCGCGCCGCCGAGACCGCGAGTCTCGCTGTCCACCTCCTCGCCAAGATGGACGAGAAGAAACGCGAGGCTGGCGTGGACCGCTGGCACGCCGGTCTGTCCCTCGACTGA
- a CDS encoding NAD(P)/FAD-dependent oxidoreductase → MSTQVVVLGSGYAGTGAVKRLEEELGPDAELTWVSENDYHLVLHEVHRCIREPSAESNVAIPIDEIKEPQTEFVKGHVENIDVEDRVVELEDGDVEYDYLLVCLGSATAFYGIEGLQEFSHELKSLDDAREIHSDIKAAAEDASRDDPAKVIVGGAGLSGIQTAGEIAGYRDEHRAPIDITLVEGLDEVFPGNDPELQGALRKRLEARDVEILTGDFISKVDEENVYLGGGEDEDPEELDYDVLIWTGGITGQEEVADADIEKDERSNRIFTDADFQTSDERVFAIGDSALIEQGTDSVAPPTAQAAWQAAEVAGENVARTVRGQPLKTWTHNDKGTVVSIGDDAVAHAVKLPGLGKLPINVFGGPAARALKKGIAAKWISDVTDARRAVEAWDSL, encoded by the coding sequence ATGAGCACGCAGGTCGTCGTCCTCGGCTCCGGCTATGCAGGCACCGGTGCCGTCAAACGGCTCGAAGAGGAACTCGGTCCCGACGCGGAACTCACGTGGGTTTCGGAGAACGACTACCATCTCGTCCTCCACGAGGTTCACCGCTGCATCCGCGAACCCAGCGCCGAGTCCAACGTTGCGATTCCAATCGACGAAATCAAAGAACCCCAGACGGAGTTCGTCAAGGGGCACGTCGAGAACATCGACGTCGAAGACCGCGTCGTCGAACTCGAAGACGGGGACGTCGAGTACGACTACCTTCTCGTCTGTCTCGGGTCGGCGACGGCCTTCTACGGTATCGAGGGACTGCAGGAGTTCTCTCACGAACTGAAGAGCCTCGACGACGCCCGCGAGATTCACAGCGACATCAAAGCGGCGGCCGAGGATGCTTCCCGCGACGACCCCGCGAAGGTTATCGTCGGCGGTGCGGGTCTCTCCGGCATCCAGACTGCAGGCGAAATCGCTGGCTACCGCGACGAACACCGCGCACCCATCGACATCACGCTCGTCGAGGGTCTCGACGAGGTGTTCCCCGGCAACGACCCCGAACTGCAGGGTGCGCTCCGCAAACGTCTCGAAGCGCGAGACGTCGAAATTCTGACGGGCGACTTCATCTCGAAAGTTGACGAAGAGAACGTCTACCTCGGCGGCGGCGAGGACGAGGACCCCGAAGAACTCGATTACGACGTTCTCATCTGGACCGGCGGTATCACGGGCCAAGAGGAAGTCGCAGACGCGGATATCGAGAAAGACGAGCGTTCGAACCGCATCTTCACGGACGCCGACTTCCAGACGAGCGACGAACGCGTCTTCGCCATCGGCGACTCCGCGCTCATCGAGCAGGGTACCGACTCCGTCGCGCCGCCGACCGCACAGGCTGCGTGGCAGGCCGCCGAAGTCGCAGGCGAGAACGTCGCGCGCACCGTGAGAGGACAACCGCTCAAAACGTGGACCCACAACGACAAAGGGACGGTCGTCTCCATCGGTGACGACGCCGTCGCCCACGCGGTCAAACTCCCCGGCCTCGGCAAGCTTCCCATCAACGTCTTCGGCGGCCCCGCCGCCCGAGCGTTGAAGAAAGGCATCGCCGCGAAGTGGATCTCCGACGTGACCGACGCTCGCCGCGCCGTCGAGGCGTGGGACAGTCTGTGA